One genomic segment of Gottschalkia acidurici 9a includes these proteins:
- a CDS encoding DUF169 domain-containing protein: protein MNYKILEETIDKIYCALDLKRKVIGVKLIYSEKEFSECTAKKLKNKMTYCTLVKLASSGYTFKADLDNFACLSAARALGIIDPTDDWLSGCQYRDRKMYQDLETSQKVVDNTTNIQQKVYGILVGPIEKCSFIPDVAIIITTPYNSMRLIQGYTYKYGTNVNYKIIGNQAICSECTAYPFENNDINISMLCSGTRHMAGWDKDEMAIGIPIDKFIDMVDGVYETINIMEPNKDKTIIDEKLKKLGRKDLNIEYDKNYYTGLYLK, encoded by the coding sequence ATGAATTATAAGATTTTAGAGGAAACTATTGATAAAATTTACTGTGCTCTTGACTTAAAACGTAAAGTTATTGGAGTAAAACTTATTTATTCAGAAAAAGAATTTAGTGAGTGTACCGCAAAAAAACTAAAAAATAAAATGACGTATTGTACGCTAGTTAAACTTGCTTCGAGTGGTTATACTTTTAAAGCAGATTTAGACAACTTTGCTTGTCTTTCTGCCGCAAGAGCCCTAGGAATTATCGATCCTACTGATGATTGGTTATCAGGATGTCAATATAGAGACAGAAAGATGTATCAAGATCTTGAAACATCACAGAAGGTAGTAGATAACACTACAAATATTCAACAGAAGGTTTATGGTATTCTTGTTGGTCCAATTGAAAAGTGTTCATTTATTCCTGATGTTGCTATTATTATCACAACCCCTTATAATAGCATGAGACTAATTCAAGGATATACTTATAAATATGGTACAAATGTTAATTATAAGATTATAGGTAACCAAGCAATATGTTCTGAATGTACAGCATATCCTTTCGAAAATAATGATATAAATATATCAATGTTATGTTCTGGAACAAGACATATGGCAGGCTGGGATAAAGATGAAATGGCAATAGGTATACCAATAGATAAGTTTATTGACATGGTTGATGGAGTTTATGAGACTATCAATATTATGGAACCAAATAAAGATAAGACTATAATTGATGAGAAACTAAAAAAACTAGGACGTAAAGATTTAAATATTGAATATGATAAGAATTACTATACCGGTCTATATCTTAAATAA
- a CDS encoding ABC transporter ATP-binding protein → MEKNKKILLSVKNLEKHFLSNESNILGLLSKKNKVSAVNGVSLDLYENETYGLVGESGCGKSTLARIIVNLIRPFSGEILYNGKNLLNLNDRELKSIRRDLQMVFQDPFSSLNPKKRIGKMLEEPLIIHNVDNKEGRQEKVFEILEKVGLKASHYYNYPHEFSGGQRQRVSLARSLILNPKIMVCDEPVSALDVSIQAQIINLLKSLQKEFGLTYLFISHDISVIRYISDRVGVMYLGKLVEEASVDELFNNPKHPYTMALFSSVPRIGKQHIKSEMKITGEIPSPLNLPKGCVFHTRCPNAIDICKEKSPEFIEKDNGHKVACFLLD, encoded by the coding sequence GTGGAAAAAAATAAAAAGATATTATTAAGCGTAAAGAATTTAGAAAAACATTTCTTATCAAATGAAAGTAATATTTTAGGTTTACTTTCAAAAAAGAATAAGGTTTCAGCGGTAAATGGCGTATCACTAGATCTTTACGAAAATGAAACTTATGGATTGGTTGGAGAATCTGGGTGTGGAAAAAGCACTCTTGCAAGAATTATAGTTAACTTAATTAGACCATTCTCTGGAGAGATTTTATATAATGGAAAGAATCTTTTAAATTTAAATGATAGAGAGCTAAAAAGTATAAGAAGAGATTTACAGATGGTTTTTCAGGATCCTTTTTCATCACTTAATCCAAAGAAGCGTATAGGTAAGATGCTTGAAGAACCATTAATTATTCATAATGTTGATAATAAAGAAGGAAGGCAAGAGAAGGTATTTGAGATACTAGAAAAAGTTGGATTAAAAGCTTCGCACTATTATAATTATCCACATGAGTTTTCTGGAGGACAAAGACAAAGAGTCAGCCTTGCTAGATCACTTATATTAAATCCTAAGATAATGGTATGTGATGAGCCTGTATCTGCTCTAGATGTATCAATTCAAGCTCAAATAATTAATCTTCTAAAAAGCTTGCAAAAAGAATTTGGGCTGACTTATTTATTTATATCCCATGATATATCGGTCATTAGATATATATCAGATAGAGTCGGTGTTATGTATCTTGGAAAACTTGTTGAAGAAGCCTCTGTAGATGAACTATTCAATAATCCAAAGCATCCATATACGATGGCACTATTCTCGTCAGTACCTAGAATAGGAAAACAACATATTAAATCTGAAATGAAAATTACCGGGGAAATTCCATCACCTCTTAATCTTCCTAAAGGATGTGTTTTTCATACAAGATGTCCTAATGCTATAGATATTTGTAAAGAAAAGTCTCCAGAGTTTATAGAAAAAGATAATGGTCACAAAGTTGCATGTTTTTTATTAGATTAA
- a CDS encoding MetQ/NlpA family ABC transporter substrate-binding protein, with protein MKKKFIKPIYFILITIVSLFLMSCSKESDISKENGKASESQSKHIKIGCVPTTEAATKLVKEAIEKGGNTAELVMFDGNNIPATALKEGQIDALFANHLPWIETFNKENDADLRMVEPYYYFSPYRIFSTKYKSIAEIPNDAMIIIPNDPANQDRSLRMLVETNLIKLGEKKGNFFTRLDITENPKNLKFTEVEITNTASSIRDVDAVFSMAFIAQQTGNIDPNIFLYEDPLSSNYPMGLVVKEKDVDAKWAVDAMKLLKTDEYKKKFNNQFKGAFTLIE; from the coding sequence ATGAAAAAGAAGTTTATTAAACCAATATATTTTATTTTAATTACGATTGTATCTCTTTTCTTAATGTCTTGTTCTAAAGAGAGTGATATTAGCAAAGAAAACGGTAAAGCAAGTGAGTCTCAAAGTAAGCATATAAAAATTGGTTGTGTTCCAACAACAGAAGCCGCTACCAAGTTAGTAAAAGAAGCAATTGAAAAAGGTGGAAATACAGCCGAATTAGTTATGTTCGATGGTAACAATATTCCGGCCACTGCTCTAAAAGAAGGTCAAATTGATGCTTTATTTGCTAATCACCTTCCATGGATTGAAACTTTTAATAAAGAAAATGATGCAGATTTAAGAATGGTAGAACCTTATTATTATTTCTCTCCATATAGAATTTTTTCTACAAAATACAAATCTATTGCTGAAATACCTAATGATGCAATGATTATTATACCTAATGATCCCGCTAATCAAGATAGAAGTCTACGAATGCTAGTAGAGACTAATTTAATAAAATTAGGAGAAAAGAAAGGTAATTTTTTCACTAGATTAGATATAACCGAAAATCCAAAAAATTTAAAATTTACTGAAGTTGAAATTACTAATACAGCAAGTAGTATAAGAGATGTTGATGCTGTTTTCTCAATGGCATTTATTGCACAGCAAACAGGTAATATCGATCCTAATATATTTCTTTATGAAGATCCTTTATCATCAAATTACCCTATGGGGCTAGTAGTCAAAGAAAAAGATGTTGATGCAAAATGGGCTGTAGATGCGATGAAACTTCTGAAAACAGATGAGTACAAGAAAAAATTTAATAATCAATTTAAAGGAGCCTTTACTTTAATTGAGTAG